From the genome of Aerococcus urinaehominis:
AATATCACCAACACTATTTGACAAAGAGCCCTTATTTATCAAAACTAAACTTCTAAAATTTCTTTTTCCTTGTCCTTAGCCATAGCATCCATACGACTGATACTTTCATCAGTCAATTTTTGGATATCTTTTTCATAGTCACGTAAGTCATCTTCAGAAATTTCAGCAGCCTTTTCAGCTTTCTTAACAATGTCCAGCGCATCACGGCGAATATTTCTAACGGCTACCTTGGCAGCTTCAAGTTCTTTACCGACATTTTTGCTTAATTCCTGGCGACGTTCCTTGGTCAGGGCTGGGATAACCAAACGAATGACATTGCCATCATTAGTAGGCGGAATACCAATATCTGACATTTGTAAGGCCCGGTCAATTTCTGCCAAGGCCGTCTTGTCGTATGGTGTAATTAAAAGCATACGAGGCTCAGGGACTGTGATATTAGCCAATTGATTAAGTGGCGTTGGGGCACCATAGTACTCCACCATTACACCATCTAATAAACTAGCATTGGCTACGCCAGCCCGAATACGGGCTAACTGATTCTGTAAAGAGTTTTCCGATTTAGCCATCCGCTCTTTAGTTTCTTTTAAAACAGTATCTACTGACATCTTATTCTTCTCCTCTAATTGTCGTACCTATTTCTTCACCTAAAACAACACGCCGAATATTACCTGGTTGATTTAAATCAAACACAACCAGAGGAATATCATTATCCATACTTAGTGATGAGGCAGTGGTATCCATCACCTGAAGACCTTTACTTATAATATCTAAGTGGGTTAAGTCACTATACTTCTCTGCCGAAGCATCTTTTTGTGGGTCTGCTGAATAGACACCATCGACCCCATTTTTTGCCATAAGAATAACGTCGGCATCAATTTCAGCAGCCCGCAAAGCTGCAGCCGTATCAGTTGAAAAATAAGGATTACCAGTACCACCAGCAAAGATAACTACTCGGTCTTTTTCTAAGTGACGTTCAGCCTTGCGCCGAATATAAGGCTCAGCTACTTCTCGCATTTCAATAGCAGTTTGCACCCGGGTAGGCACACCAATATTTTCTAGCACATCTTGCAAACCCAAAGCATTCATAATCGTAGCAAGCATGCCCATATAGTCAGCTTGGGCACGCTCCATACCCATCTCTTCACCGGTGTGTCCTCGCCAGATATTACCGCCACCAACCACAATAGCAATTTGTACGCCTAAATCATGAACTTCTTTAAGTTCCTTAGCAATCGCCTTCATTTTGTCAGGATTAATACCAAAACCACTACCACCTGACAAGGCCTCCCCTGATAACTTTAAGACAACACGTTTATATTTCGCTTCCACAGACATCTTGTTTACCCTCTTCCTAGAATTTTTCTTATACAAGAAAAGCTAGGTCGTGGTGGCCTAGCTTCACTTGTTTCTATAAGCCTATATATGATATACGTGCTAGTAGAGTTTAGATTATTTCATTTGTTGAGCAACTTCATCTGCGAAGTTTTCTTCCCGTTTTTCGATACCTTCGCCTACTTCATAACGACGGAAGAAGTCAATCTTAGCGCCAGCCTCTTTAGCTACTTCGCCGACTGTCTTGCTGTCATCTAATAAGTAGTCTTGATCTACTAAGCAAATTTCAGAGAAGAATTTACGTAAACGACCAGCAATCATTTTTTCAACAATATTAGCTGGCTTACCTTCGTTTAAGGCTTGTTCAGTTAAAACTTCTTTTTCATGTTCACGGACATCAGCTGGTACAGATTCTTCATCTAAGAAACGTGGATTTAAACCACCGATATGCATGGCAATACCGTTGGCTAAGTCTTGGTCCCCACCAGTTAATTGAACTAAAACTGAAATACGGCCACCTTGGTGAGCGTAATGACCAAATTCTTGATCGTCTGTCTTAGTGAAGATTTCGAAACGACGGAAATCTAGTTTCTCACCAATAACAGATGTTTTTTCAGCAATGTGCTCTGAAAGTTTTTGACCTTCAATTGTCACATTTTCCATAGCCGCTTCTACTGATTCTGGTTTTTGGTCTAGGATAGCAAATGCCAAACTGTCTAATAGGTTAATAAATTGTTCGTTTTTAGCTACGAAGTCAGTTTCAGAGTTTAATTCTAAAATAACCGCTTCATTACCGCGAACAACCACTTTAGTTAAACCTTCAGCAGCGATTCTGTCAGATTTTTTTGCTGCCTTAGCTAAACCATTTTCACGTAGGAAGTCGATTGCTTTATCCATATCTCCGTCAGTTTCAACTAATGCTTTTTTAGCATCCATCATACCAACGCCAGTACGGTCACGTAATTCTTTTACTTCTTTTGCAGTTACAGCCATGTGTAAGATTCCTCCTAAATTATATGGGTTTCCAGTAAAAAAGCTATCTAATAAAGTAAAGCCAACGCTTAAAATTATCAGATAGCCTCCTTTTATACTTTTATAATACTATGACTTGAATTAATCTTCAACTGATTCAGTATCTTCTTCAACTAATTCATCAATGTTTTCTTCAAAGTCATTGCTGGCTTCAAATTGAACATCGTTGTCAGTACCTTGTTGTCCTTCAATAACCGCTTCAGCGATGGTTGCTGAAATTAATTTAACAGCACGAATAGCATCGTCATTTGAAGGGATCACATAATCTACTTCATCTGGGTCACAGTTGGTATCAACCATTGCAACTACAGGAATATTTAATTTTTGTGCTTCTTGAATGGCAATCCGTTCTTTACGCGGATCAACAACGAACATCATGTCTGGAATACGAGGCATATCTTCGATACCACCTAAGAATTTTTCAAGACGTTCACGTTCTTTGATTAAGCCCGCAACTTCTTTCTTAGGAAGTACATCAAAAGTACCATCTTCTTCCATATTTTTAATGTCTTTCAAACGTTGGATACGTTTTTGGATGGTTTCCCAGTTAGTCAAGGTACCACCTAACCAACGATGGTTGATGTAATATTGACCAGCACGTTCTGCTTCTTCTTTGATTGAATCTTGGGCTTGTTTTTTTGTACCCACAAATAAAACAACGCCGTTGTCAGCAGCTACTTCACGAACAGCGTCGTAGGCTTCATCGATTAACTTAACAGTTTTTTGTAGGTCAATGATGTAGATACCATTACGCTCAGTAAAGATATACTTATCCATTTTTGGATTCCAGCGACGTGTTTGGTGACCGAAGTGGACACCTGCTTCTAATAATTGTTTCATGCTTACTACTGCCATGAATAAATTCCTCCATTTGGTTTTATTTTCCGCCCCAAGTTCTAAAATACGCAACTCCTCTTAGGAGCACCAAGCGTCTTCATCCCTTGGGTGTGAAATGATGTGCATTTCGAGCACCAAATTATCATACCATAAGATATTTTTTTTAGCAAGCAATTATTGCGGGATATCTAGAATATAACGCAGGTCCTCAATAGTGATTTTATGATTAACCTGACTATCTTCTTGATTAAAGAGAGAATCAAAGAGCTGGCGTTTTTCTTCCTGGAGTTCACTCATCCGTTGCTCAATTGTTCCTTCAGATATAAAGCGGTAAACTGATACCTCTTTAGTCTGGCCAATCCGGTGAGCACGACCAATTGCTTGTTCTTCAACCGCCGGATTCCACCATAAATCATACATAAAGACCGTATCGGCCCCTGTTAAGTTAATCCCTGCGCCACCCGCCTTGAGCGAAATCAGATAAACATCACCATGGCCTTGATTAAAAGCATCGATATCAGCCTGGCGCTGCGTCTTTTTTGTTTGTCCAGTCAAGGTCATGTAGGCAATCTCTTCCTGATCTAGATATTGAGCAATAATTTCTAGCATGGCCGTAAATTGAGAGAAAACAAGAATGCGGCGGCCTTCATTTAGAGCTCTGGATAAATATTCTTTAAAATATTCAAACTTACCGGAACTAGCTTCATAGTCAGGATTAACTAGTTTAGGATGGCAGCAAATTTGCCGCAGGCGGGTAATACCAGCCAATAATTCCATGGTCACCTTTTGCGGGCCCTGTTCATGGTTGAGTTGGCTTTGAATATCTTTGAGGTAGGCTAAGTAGATGGATTTTTGTTCCTTGCTTAACTGGGTGTACTTATCAAAAACTTCCTTACCAGGCAATTGCAAAGCCACTTCTTGCTTAGTTCGACGTAAGACAAAGGGCCGGGTTAATTGCTTGATTTCATCAATTGAAAGGGTTTTATAGTGGCGTTTATCAGGCAATAAACCTGGCAGGACGATATTCATCAAGGCCCAAAACTCATCTAGATGATTTTCTAAGGGTGTCCCTGATAGTGCGATTCTAGTTTTAGCCGCCTGCTGTTTTAAGGCCTGGTAGAGTAAGGTAGAATCATTTTTTATTGCTTGGGCTTCATCGATGATTAGCAGATCAAAATGCAAAGCCTGGTAGGCTGCTTGATCATTACGATAACTTTGGTAAGAGGTGATCCAAATTTTCTCCGCATTATCCCGGCGTAAATTCTCGCGCTCATCAATATCGCCATCAATAACCTGACTGGCTAAACTTGGTGCAAATCGTTTAATTTCATGGTCCCAATTATATAAAACGGAAGCTGGGCCAACGACTAAAACACTTAAATCAGGCTGTTTATCCTTTAAGGCCAGAATAAATGCAATCATCTGGACTGTCTTCCCTAAGCCCATTTCATCAGCTAACAGCCCACCAAGCTGATACTTAGCCAAGCTCATTAGCCATTGTAGCGCATATTGTTGGTAGTCAGCTAAGGCTGTTTGGAAGCCTAGTGCTTGGATATCAATTGGATAGCTTGGATTAACTAAATCCTGATAGAGATTTTGAAAGGCTTGGCTATCGCTTAGCATATCAGCAAAACCGATGGCCTGATAGACTGGTATGGCCTGACCATTTTCCCAAGCCTGATCATTTTGATAAAGACGGCTCAATATCTGGTGTTGGTCTTGGGCTACTACCTGGTCGATATTAATTAATTGACCATCCTCTAAACGCAGATAACGGTCTTCTTGCTCAATTGCTTTTAAGATATAATCAACATCCCTTGGATTAACATCTGTAACCGAAAAATTAATCGATAAGAGGCGGTTAGTTTGATCTTGGTCAACCTTAATCTGACTCTGGAAAGATCGTTTATTAAGGTAACGAAGGTTATTAGTTAAGACAAGTTGGTAGCTAGCCGGTACTAATTGCCTGATATCATTAATTTTGCCCACTATGTCTTCTAAACTATCCCCTTGCCACTGTAGCTGGCGATTATGCCAAGTGAAACCGAGCATTTTCATAATATTTTCAGCTTCAAATTCAGCGCGGATATCTCTAACTACTAGTTGCTGGTCATCAATTTTTTCTAATTGGTAATCTTCGGAAAAACGAGTCCTCCCATATTGGTAGACCAACTGCGCTTGTAGACCATGGCCGATACTATCCAAATACACTAAAACATCTAACTTATCTTGGTTTAATATCGGAGGCGAAAGCAAGTCTAGACCTTTGATTGTCCCAAATTTTAATACGGGGCGCCCAAAGAGGCTGGTAAAGTGATCCAGACCCTCCTGGTCTAGTTCGAGTTGGTAATTTACTTCCTCCAGATTTTGGCGCACAAATAGCAAATCCTGAAAGTCTGGATAGTGAAGCTGGTCATATAGGTATATATGGTTATCAATTCGCAACATGCCATAATATATAAATATTTTTATCTGTTTAGGCATTGTGATTAAAAAATTATTTTCAGCTAATTGTTGATAGTCAAGCAGATTGGGCGCACCACGGTCTAATACTTGGATATCAACTCTATCATCATCTACAAAATAACTGACTTGGTACTTTCCTTGGCTATAATAATTCAAAATCTTCCTGAGTTGGCTATGATTTAAGTAGTAGAATTGCCTGATTTGCTTGCTCGATCCAGCATGAGCGACATCAGTTAAGTAATCTAATTCGTGCAAGTAGTCCTGGGCTAAAGTCTTTAGTAATCGATAGCTGTCTTCATCAAAGGCAGACGCTTTAAGTAGTACCATACTTTGCTTACGCTTTGATAAAAGATAGAGGCCTTCCTGGCTAAAACTTTTAAAGAAGTCTTCAAAATCCTGGATGTAATAGTGAGCACCTCCCTTGAGGCCTAGTTTGAGGCGCATATAGATATGATTTGTGGCTAAGTCCAGATAATCATACTGGCCAGATTCATAAAGCTCAATCTTAATTGTCAAGGGGGCTAGCCCAGCCTTATCATGATTTGAAAATTGATAGTTTGTCTTCAGTAAATTGTGATAGTTTTCTAAGATGACATCCAGGCCAGCTGTCTGATCGTTTTCATCAATTTCAGGATAGCGGAAGAGCGGCTGCTGAGAAAATTTCATCACCCGCACCACATCATGGTCGCGCATAAACAGTTCGACCGCTACTGTATGGGGACAAAACCCCCGCTTTTCCCAGATGTCACACTGGCACTGGTCATGCTCTTTGGGTCCTCCATCTAAGGCCACATAATACAATTTATTATCCAAGACTTCGCCTTGCCATATTTGATCTGTTTCATTCGGTACCACTTTTAGCACCCGACCATCATCTACTAGACCACGCGCTTCATCAATAATATGACTGGGAATTGACCACTTCATACTGCCACCCTTTTCCTTTTTGTTCCCTACATTATAACATATATCAAAAGTTACTCAGCTAAATAGGATATAATAGTTCGTACCAAAAAAGACCCAGACTAAGCTGAGTCTCTAAGTTTTTCTATTTTCGCTTATATTTTCGATCACGTTTAGCTAGCGCCGCTTCCATATCATAATGATAATCCGGATTTAACGCCTTATCTGTTTCCACAAAGGCCTGGGCAATTTGAGCTTCCAAATCACTTATTTCTGTTTTAGTTAAGCGTTTTTTATCGGGCAAGATAATTGGCTTACCAATTCTTACCCTAGCCCGGTTAGCCTGCTTCCAGGAAAATAAGCCAGAAATTTCCAAGGGGCCTTGGTATACTGCTGGCAAAAGATTCACCTGACCCATTTTAGCCAGATTGACTGCCCCTGGTTTAATTTTTGTGGAGTAACGTGACCCTGTTGGGAAGATACCCAAATGGCGATCAGTTTTTTTAAGCACATTGACTGAAGTCTTGAGTGTTTCCATAGCCGGTGCTTGCCGGTCTACTGGAATCACATGGACTTTCTTCAACAACCAAGCCACAAAAGCTGGTTTAAATAATTCCTTTTTAGCCATATAGGAAATCTTGTGGGGTAATAAGGCCAAAGCAATCATAGGCGGGTCCAAAATAGTCCGATGTGGTGATATCACTAGATATTGTTGGTTCGCATCATAGTCCGGATGATATTCAAAATGGGTCGGCCCGTTAACTAAAAAAAGTAGCCCTTTTACCAAGTAAATTAAAAAGTTGTACATATTCTTCCTCTAATCAACTAAATGGTCTGTAAAATTCTGTAACTGATACATATCGTAGTAAGTACCGCCAAGGGCAATTAGGTCATCATGATTACCCGCTTCAATAATGCGTCCCTGCTTGAGTACAAATATCTGGTCAGCATCCTTAATGGTAGATAAGCGGTGAGCAATCATAATCGTCGTGCGGCCCCTGCGCATATTAGCTAGTCCTGATTGGATATGTGCCTCAGTTTCAGTATCGATATTAGCAGTTGCTTCATC
Proteins encoded in this window:
- a CDS encoding lysophospholipid acyltransferase family protein, with translation MYNFLIYLVKGLLFLVNGPTHFEYHPDYDANQQYLVISPHRTILDPPMIALALLPHKISYMAKKELFKPAFVAWLLKKVHVIPVDRQAPAMETLKTSVNVLKKTDRHLGIFPTGSRYSTKIKPGAVNLAKMGQVNLLPAVYQGPLEISGLFSWKQANRARVRIGKPIILPDKKRLTKTEISDLEAQIAQAFVETDKALNPDYHYDMEAALAKRDRKYKRK
- the frr gene encoding ribosome recycling factor → MSVDTVLKETKERMAKSENSLQNQLARIRAGVANASLLDGVMVEYYGAPTPLNQLANITVPEPRMLLITPYDKTALAEIDRALQMSDIGIPPTNDGNVIRLVIPALTKERRQELSKNVGKELEAAKVAVRNIRRDALDIVKKAEKAAEISEDDLRDYEKDIQKLTDESISRMDAMAKDKEKEILEV
- the tsf gene encoding translation elongation factor Ts is translated as MAVTAKEVKELRDRTGVGMMDAKKALVETDGDMDKAIDFLRENGLAKAAKKSDRIAAEGLTKVVVRGNEAVILELNSETDFVAKNEQFINLLDSLAFAILDQKPESVEAAMENVTIEGQKLSEHIAEKTSVIGEKLDFRRFEIFTKTDDQEFGHYAHQGGRISVLVQLTGGDQDLANGIAMHIGGLNPRFLDEESVPADVREHEKEVLTEQALNEGKPANIVEKMIAGRLRKFFSEICLVDQDYLLDDSKTVGEVAKEAGAKIDFFRRYEVGEGIEKREENFADEVAQQMK
- the rpsB gene encoding 30S ribosomal protein S2, with translation MAVVSMKQLLEAGVHFGHQTRRWNPKMDKYIFTERNGIYIIDLQKTVKLIDEAYDAVREVAADNGVVLFVGTKKQAQDSIKEEAERAGQYYINHRWLGGTLTNWETIQKRIQRLKDIKNMEEDGTFDVLPKKEVAGLIKERERLEKFLGGIEDMPRIPDMMFVVDPRKERIAIQEAQKLNIPVVAMVDTNCDPDEVDYVIPSNDDAIRAVKLISATIAEAVIEGQQGTDNDVQFEASNDFEENIDELVEEDTESVED
- the pyrH gene encoding UMP kinase — protein: MSVEAKYKRVVLKLSGEALSGGSGFGINPDKMKAIAKELKEVHDLGVQIAIVVGGGNIWRGHTGEEMGMERAQADYMGMLATIMNALGLQDVLENIGVPTRVQTAIEMREVAEPYIRRKAERHLEKDRVVIFAGGTGNPYFSTDTAAALRAAEIDADVILMAKNGVDGVYSADPQKDASAEKYSDLTHLDIISKGLQVMDTTASSLSMDNDIPLVVFDLNQPGNIRRVVLGEEIGTTIRGEE
- a CDS encoding DEAD/DEAH box helicase; the encoded protein is MKWSIPSHIIDEARGLVDDGRVLKVVPNETDQIWQGEVLDNKLYYVALDGGPKEHDQCQCDIWEKRGFCPHTVAVELFMRDHDVVRVMKFSQQPLFRYPEIDENDQTAGLDVILENYHNLLKTNYQFSNHDKAGLAPLTIKIELYESGQYDYLDLATNHIYMRLKLGLKGGAHYYIQDFEDFFKSFSQEGLYLLSKRKQSMVLLKASAFDEDSYRLLKTLAQDYLHELDYLTDVAHAGSSKQIRQFYYLNHSQLRKILNYYSQGKYQVSYFVDDDRVDIQVLDRGAPNLLDYQQLAENNFLITMPKQIKIFIYYGMLRIDNHIYLYDQLHYPDFQDLLFVRQNLEEVNYQLELDQEGLDHFTSLFGRPVLKFGTIKGLDLLSPPILNQDKLDVLVYLDSIGHGLQAQLVYQYGRTRFSEDYQLEKIDDQQLVVRDIRAEFEAENIMKMLGFTWHNRQLQWQGDSLEDIVGKINDIRQLVPASYQLVLTNNLRYLNKRSFQSQIKVDQDQTNRLLSINFSVTDVNPRDVDYILKAIEQEDRYLRLEDGQLINIDQVVAQDQHQILSRLYQNDQAWENGQAIPVYQAIGFADMLSDSQAFQNLYQDLVNPSYPIDIQALGFQTALADYQQYALQWLMSLAKYQLGGLLADEMGLGKTVQMIAFILALKDKQPDLSVLVVGPASVLYNWDHEIKRFAPSLASQVIDGDIDERENLRRDNAEKIWITSYQSYRNDQAAYQALHFDLLIIDEAQAIKNDSTLLYQALKQQAAKTRIALSGTPLENHLDEFWALMNIVLPGLLPDKRHYKTLSIDEIKQLTRPFVLRRTKQEVALQLPGKEVFDKYTQLSKEQKSIYLAYLKDIQSQLNHEQGPQKVTMELLAGITRLRQICCHPKLVNPDYEASSGKFEYFKEYLSRALNEGRRILVFSQFTAMLEIIAQYLDQEEIAYMTLTGQTKKTQRQADIDAFNQGHGDVYLISLKAGGAGINLTGADTVFMYDLWWNPAVEEQAIGRAHRIGQTKEVSVYRFISEGTIEQRMSELQEEKRQLFDSLFNQEDSQVNHKITIEDLRYILDIPQ